In Aricia agestis chromosome 14, ilAriAges1.1, whole genome shotgun sequence, one genomic interval encodes:
- the LOC121733579 gene encoding uncharacterized protein LOC121733579 has translation MSLFGEIVEPTSRTTWEDWDDDFAQNPFNTQLEWLTPLESNGNIKTTFILEGRYLSNCIKQAQELAEPISSIDSVNLKLYKLKTDNVLVCTIQDYDLLQSSDIVEALRPVVSKSNNVISLLTKPLPDYQSTSLDSSMCIVRKLSTTTAQDNQFNFKNLEQPNIISGVSAGVTFLREHLNLPATVLVYYVDFSNDYVEEINCQLEKLKLIETSKRIHNNILSSNLYI, from the exons ATGAGCCTTTTTGGAGAAATAGTTGAACCAACCAGTCGCACTACTTGGGAAGATTGGGACGATGATTTTGCACAAAACCCATTTAACACTca ACTTGAATGGTTGACGCCATTGGAATCTAATGGAAATATCAAAACAACATTTATTTTAGAAGGGAGATACTTGTCAAATTGTATAAAGCAAGCCCAAGAACTTGCGGAACCTATCAGCTCAATTGATAGTGTTAACTTAAAGCTGTATAAACTAAAAACAGACAATGTTCTTGTCTGTACTATCCAAGATTATGATTTACTCCAAAGCAGTGATATTGTAGAAGCTCTAAGACCTGTTGTTAGCAAAAGTAATAATGTTATATCATTACTGACAAAGCCTTTACCAGATTATCAGTCAACTTCACTAGATTCAAGCATGTGTATTGTCAGAAAACTGAGTACAACCACAGCTCAAGATAaccagtttaattttaaaaacctaGAACAACCCAACATCATATCTGGAGTGTCAGCCGGTG ttacaTTCTTAAGGGAACATCTGAATTTACCTGCAACTGTGTTGGTATACTATGTGGATTTCAGCAATGATTATGTGGAAGAAATAAACTGTCAATTGGAAAAGCTAAAACTGATTGAAACAAGCAAGAGAATACACAATAACATTTTGAGTTCAAACTTGTATATATGA
- the LOC121733694 gene encoding cullin-5, with protein sequence MLKDKGQITFEDKWPTMRPIVLKLLKQEPVTQIEWQDLFGAVHSVCLWDERGPYKLRDALQQDIMMYIKQAQARVLAQREDQALLKAYIAEWGKFFTQCNYLPTPFRQLESSINNLSKVSSSNSSNSQKKNNNNNIEDSLVRKLMLDSWNQSIFMDIKQRLQDSAMKLVQAERNGESFDSQLVIGVRESYVNLSSNSVDKLQIYKENFEAAYMQATEEFYKLKANEHLLENGVQSYMKYADQRLKEEEARAHRYLEPGSGSVAVLAQCCEKVLIGEHLPTLLAESASLIKIGDTEKLQLMFRLLDRVPDGVIPILRDLEAHIVSAGLADMVASADIITTDSEKYVERLLDLFNRFSKLVKEAYLDDPRFLTARDKAYKCVVNDTTVFKLELPSSALLRGSKGTAPESKCPELLANYCDMLLRKTPLSKRLTSDQIESRLRDVLLVLKYIENKDVFMRYHKAHLTRRLILDSSADSEKEEDMVEWLREVGMPADYVNKLARMFQDIKVSEDLNTQFRNDTTRHDAINIKILNAGAWARGSERVTVSLPLELEDYIPEVEEFYKKKHSGRKLQWYHHMSNGTITFANSVGRFDLDVTTFQMAVLFAWNQRPTDKVTYENLRLATELPDPELRRTLWSLVSFPKLKRQLLCYEPPVQNPKDFSENTTFWVNQEFALVKNSKPQRRGKINLIGRLQLSTERSQLEDNHSIVQLRILRTQEAIIKILKMRKRITNTALQSELVEILKNMFLPSKKMIKEQLEWLIEHKYMRRDDEDINTFIYMA encoded by the exons ATGTTAAAG GATAAAGGGCAAATTACTTTTGAGGACAAATGGCCGACTATGCGTCCTATAGTGTTAAAGTTACTGAAACAAGAACCGGTAACTCAAATAGAATGGCAAGATCTGTTCGGCGCTGTGCATTCGGTCTGCCTCTGGGATGAAAGAGGGCCCTACAAGCTGAGAGATGCTCTCCAACAGGACATAATGATGTACATTAAACAGGCGCAGGCTCGCGTGCTAGCACAGCGCGAGGACCAAGCCCTACTCAAGGCTTACATAGCTGAGTGGGGTAAATTTTTTACACAGTGTAACTATTTACCCACTCCTTTTCGACAGCTGGAAAGCTCAATTAATAATCTAAGCAAAGTTAGCAGTTCCAATTCATCAAATTCACAaaagaagaataataataataacatagaaGACAGCCTAGTGCGTAAATTGATGCTGGATTCTTGGAACCAAAGTATTTTCATGGATATCAAACAGAGACTGCAGGATTCTGCAATGAAATTGGTACAAGCTGAACGTAACGGAGAATCATTTGATTCTCAGCTAGTTATTGGTGTGAGGGAATCCTATG ttaaTTTAAGCTCAAACTCTGTagataaattgcaaatatacaAAGAGAACTTTGAAGCGGCGTACATGCAAGCTACAGAAGAGTTCTATAAACTAAAAGCTAATGAGCACTTGTTAGAAAATGGTGTACAGTCGTATATGAAATATGCCGATCAACGTCTCAAGGAGGAGGAGGCTCGAGCTCATAGATATCTCGAACCGGGGAGTGGCAGCGTAGCCGTACTTGCCCAGTGCTGCGAGAAGGTTCTTATTGGAGAACATCTTCCGACTTTGCTGGCTGAAAGTGCATCACTTATAAAGATTGGCGATACAGAGAAGCTCCAATTGATGTTCCGTCTTCTAGACAGAGTTCCCGATGGTGTTATACCCATTTTGAGGGACTTGGAAGCACACATAGTATCGGCCGGCTTAGCTGATATGGTGGCATCTGCTGATATCATTACAActgattctgaaaaatatgttgAACGCTTACTAGACCTGTTCAACCGTTTCAGTAAACTAGTCAAGGAGGCTTACTTGGATGACCCGAGGTTTTTGACTGCCAGAGACAAAGCTTACAAGTGTGTAGTTAATGATACTACAGTATTTAAACTGGAATTGCCATCCTCGGCTCTCTTAAGAGGCAGCAAAGGAACGGCGCCAGAAAGTAAATGTCCAGAATTGCTAGCTAATTACTGTGATATGCTGCTGAGAAAAACACCATTGAGCAAACGTCTAACTAGTGATCAAATCGAATCTCGTCTTAGGGATGTTTTATTAgttctaaaatatattgaaaacaAGGATGTTTTTATGCGGTATCATAAGGCGCATTTAACTAGGAGGTTAATATTAGACTCCAGTGCAGATTCAGAAAAAGAGGAGGATATGGTTGAATGGTTGAGAGAGGTCGGCATGCCCGCTGATTATGTAAATAAACTGGCTCGTATGTTCCAAGACATTAAGGTTAGTGAAGATCTCAATACGCAATTCAGAAATGACACTACAAGACATGATGCAATAAATATAAAGATTCTGAATGCGGGAGCTTGGGCACGAGGCTCAGAAAGAGTGACAGTCAGTCTTCCCCTAGAATTAGAAGACTATATACCTGAAGTTGAAGAATTCTATAAAAAGAAACATTCAGGCAGAAAACTGCAGTGGTATCATCATATGAGTAATGGCACAATTACTTTTGCTAACTCTGTGGGACGTTTTGACTTAGATGTCACCACATTCCAAATGGCTGTCCTATTTGCTTGGAACCAGAGACCCACCGATAAAGTTACTTATGAGAACTTAAGGCTTGCTACGGAGTTACCTGATCCCGAGTTAAGGAGAACTTTATGGTCTCTGGTTTCATTTCCTAAGCTCAAAAGACAGTTGTTATGTTATGAGCCACCTGTGCAAAATCCTAAGGATTTTTCAGAAAATACAACTTTTTGGGTGAACCAGGAATTTGCCCTTGTCAAAAATAGTAAGCCCCAAAGAAGGGGTAAAATTAACCTCATTGGTAGATTACAATTGAGTACAGAACGATCTCAACTTGAAGATAATCATTCTATCGTGCAATTGAGAATACTAAGAACACAAGAAGcaataattaagattttgaaaATGAGAAAACGAATTACAAATACAGCATTGCAG AGTGAACTTGTGGAGATATTGAAGAACATGTTTTTGCCATCAAAGAAAATGATCAAAGAACAGCTGGAGTGGCTGATCGAGCATAAATACATGCGGCGGGACGATGAAGATATCAATACTTTTATATACATGGCCTAA